Sequence from the Ursus arctos isolate Adak ecotype North America unplaced genomic scaffold, UrsArc2.0 scaffold_20, whole genome shotgun sequence genome:
ttaaaattataagataaaaggcaggatttaaaaaaaattatttatactttttttttctttaggtccTCCAGCGCCTGAGTTGTATGGCCATCAAGGGAGATATGTTCCTGGTGGCCAATCTTGGGACGAAGCAGCCTTGTCATAGCAATGACCCAGGGTGCCCAAATGACAGAAGATACCAGTTTAACACGAACGTTGTGTTCAGCAATAACGGAACCCTTGTTGACCGCTACCGCAAACACAACCTCTACTTTGAGGCAGCTTTTGACACCCCTCTCAAAGTGGATCACGTCATCTTTGATACCCCCTTTGCTGGCAAATTTGGCATCTTCACCTGCTTTGATATATTGTTCTTCGACCCTGCCATTAGACTCCTCAGAGACTCTGAGGTGAAGCACGTCGTGTACCCGACTGCCTGGATGAACCAGCTCCCACTCTTGGCAGCCATTCAGATTCAGAGAGCTTTTGCCATTGCGTTTGGCATCAACTTACTAGCTGCTAACATCCACCACTCGTCTCTGGGGATGACCGGAAGTGGTATACACAGCCCTCTGAAGTCATTTTGGCACCATGACATGGAAGACTCCAGGGGTCATCTTATAATTGCACAAGTAGCCAAAACCCCACTGGGTCTCACTGGTACAGAGAACGCCACGGATAAAATGGACCCATCCCATAGTAAGTTTTTAGAACTCCTGGCCGGTGATCCATACTGTGAGAAGGATGCTCAGGAAGTCCACTGTGACGGAGCTACCAAAGGGAACATGAACGCTCCTCCCACATTTCACTCTGAGATGATGTATGACAATTTCACCCTGGTCCCTGTGTGGGGAAAGGAGGGCTACCTCCGCGTCTGTGCCAATGGCCTCTGCTGTTATTTACTGTACCAGAGGCCCACTTTGTCCAACGAGCTGTATGCCCTGGGGGTCTTTGATGGTCTTCACACTGTGCACGGCACTTACTACGTGCAAGCTTGCGCCCTGGTCAAATGTGGGGGTCTTGGCTTTGACACCTGCGGGCAGGAGATCACAGAGGCCACAGGGAGATTTGAGTTTCACCTGTGGGGGAACTTTAGTACTTCCTAtatctttcctctgcttcttacCTCAGGGATGACCCTGGAAACCCCGGATCAGTTTGGCTGGGAGAATGACCACTCTTTCCTGAGGAAGAGGGGGCTGTCCTCTGGCCTGGTGACGGCAGCTCTGTATGGGCGGCTGTATGAGAGGGACTAGGGCGGTGTGGTCCAGGCTACAGCTCGCAAACACTGGGACCACCTTTCTGCCCATCGTGGGGGCTGTGGGATGAAGTAGGGAAGGCTGAGTCCCCCTACTTCCTCTTCCATGTGAATTAGTGAGTCTTTTCTGGTATTCTCTGCTCACATTTATTGTTTCCAAGCCACATCTTCTTACAGCAAGTCTCTCATTTCACAATTGGGTTTAagagctaaaacaaaaataaatgtcagttTATATTTTACACATCCACAAAGCGGtgggttttgtgtgttttccttGTTCTTGTTGATAAAGTGACACCCAGGACATAGAAGTGTCTCAAGCCTCAAACACTGTTTAAggtaagaaacaaagcaaaagctGTATTAGAAATGGCTGCGTGGGCCCTTTTCCGTTCTGGATGAACAGAACTGTCCAGATGAAATGGTAATGCCAGAGCTATCGGCAACATCAGAAATGTGGATCATgaagcagcttttaaaaatagaagggaagttttccttccatctgTCTTTCTGTCAATAAATGGAATGTGTCAGGCAGGACTCCTAGTAACTGGAAAGAGCGCAGTGCCccagagagagcgagtgagcgagagagggaggaggctggAAATAAGTACTGAAGAGAGGAGCAGCAGTGGGAAAGTATGAGTAAGAGGATTCTTTCTGCACAACGTGGCTCATCCAGGGATTCCAGGGACCTTAATCAATCATGCTAACTTTGGGCAAGAGCCTTCCAGTTGCCCAGCTGTGCAGGATGGAATGATGTGGGTGTGATTCCATGTGCAGTCCCCAGGGGCCTGCCCTTTGAGAGAGGCATCCCACCTCTTGAGGAAAAGTTGCAAGAACTGCCATGGAAGTTGGCCCACTGTCGTCATTTTCGGAGAGCCCACCAGGTACAGAGCAAGGCCCTGCCACACTATGAGCTCCAGATGCAAAACCATATAATCAGTGAGGGAAGACATTTTAAGgccactaatttcttttttttttttcttttatgcttgatttcttttttttttttttttttttaagattttatttatttgagagagagacagagagcacaagcgggtgggggggaggagcagagggagagagagaagcagatgcctagctgagtggggagcatgacatgaggctccatcccaggactctgggatcatgactaaGCCACTAATTTCTGTATTATTTGTATCCAGCATTTCAAAGTCATTTTGACTCAATGCCTAGTAACTGTTTCAGATGACTTTCAAGTGGAAAATgggtaatttttaaagaagatggaTACTAAGCCTGCTGTGACTGCCTCTTCCATGTCATGGCTAGTTCCTCTTTGAATTAGGTGTTTAAAGcagtatgtgcatatatataattatacaaagTAAGAAATGGGACTCCTTCCCCATGCCCCTGCAGTGTGGCCTTCCTGACCCCTTTTCTGGCTTTCAAGCAGGCTAATAAAGAGCACAGACCCCGGACTTGAGACAGTCCAGGCTCACTTCCTCCACCTCACTGTTCACTCTTCACTGCATAGGACTTGGACAACTTATTTGAACCCTGTCACACCACAGTTGTCTCGTTCGTAAAATGTGTACTGAATAATCCATGTGGGAATGATCCAAATAAGCAAAACCCCTGCTGACTCACTGCTCACTCGCAA
This genomic interval carries:
- the BTD gene encoding biotinidase isoform X2, which encodes MQTSFTVCIMSGASHQLALFLCGCYVVALGVHTTEPRVADHHEAEHYVAAVYEHQSILTPDPLAVMSRKQALQLMNQNLDIYEQQVMIAAQKGVQIIVFPEDGIHGFNFTRTSVYPFLDFMPSPRLVRWNPCLEPHRFNDTEVLQRLSCMAIKGDMFLVANLGTKQPCHSNDPGCPNDRRYQFNTNVVFSNNGTLVDRYRKHNLYFEAAFDTPLKVDHVIFDTPFAGKFGIFTCFDILFFDPAIRLLRDSEVKHVVYPTAWMNQLPLLAAIQIQRAFAIAFGINLLAANIHHSSLGMTGSGIHSPLKSFWHHDMEDSRGHLIIAQVAKTPLGLTGTENATDKMDPSHSKFLELLAGDPYCEKDAQEVHCDGATKGNMNAPPTFHSEMMYDNFTLVPVWGKEGYLRVCANGLCCYLLYQRPTLSNELYALGVFDGLHTVHGTYYVQACALVKCGGLGFDTCGQEITEATGRFEFHLWGNFSTSYIFPLLLTSGMTLETPDQFGWENDHSFLRKRGLSSGLVTAALYGRLYERD
- the BTD gene encoding biotinidase isoform X1, whose amino-acid sequence is MDCKVPKLRKKLEAKPVKSSFIIETSRFTVCIMSGASHQLALFLCGCYVVALGVHTTEPRVADHHEAEHYVAAVYEHQSILTPDPLAVMSRKQALQLMNQNLDIYEQQVMIAAQKGVQIIVFPEDGIHGFNFTRTSVYPFLDFMPSPRLVRWNPCLEPHRFNDTEVLQRLSCMAIKGDMFLVANLGTKQPCHSNDPGCPNDRRYQFNTNVVFSNNGTLVDRYRKHNLYFEAAFDTPLKVDHVIFDTPFAGKFGIFTCFDILFFDPAIRLLRDSEVKHVVYPTAWMNQLPLLAAIQIQRAFAIAFGINLLAANIHHSSLGMTGSGIHSPLKSFWHHDMEDSRGHLIIAQVAKTPLGLTGTENATDKMDPSHSKFLELLAGDPYCEKDAQEVHCDGATKGNMNAPPTFHSEMMYDNFTLVPVWGKEGYLRVCANGLCCYLLYQRPTLSNELYALGVFDGLHTVHGTYYVQACALVKCGGLGFDTCGQEITEATGRFEFHLWGNFSTSYIFPLLLTSGMTLETPDQFGWENDHSFLRKRGLSSGLVTAALYGRLYERD